In one Alphaproteobacteria bacterium genomic region, the following are encoded:
- the amrA gene encoding AmmeMemoRadiSam system protein A — protein sequence MNTAEIAEKHGPLLLDFVKRTLAHGVTQGKPPDVTVDSFPEELRDPGATFITIEKRGKLRGCIGSLQAHRPLVADLVENAFKAGFKDPRFPPLTREEMGQISWSISLLSEPEQMLIRDEADLLRQLVPKVDGLIIADKGRRATFLPQVWDQLPDPVTFLSHLKRKAGLPPDHWSPDFTASRYRVVKVG from the coding sequence ATGAACACGGCGGAGATTGCGGAGAAGCACGGGCCGCTGCTGCTGGATTTCGTGAAGCGAACCCTGGCCCATGGCGTGACCCAGGGGAAACCGCCTGATGTGACGGTCGACAGCTTTCCCGAAGAGTTGCGGGACCCGGGGGCGACCTTCATCACCATTGAGAAGCGCGGCAAGTTGCGCGGCTGTATCGGGTCGCTGCAGGCGCACCGCCCGCTGGTCGCCGATCTGGTGGAAAACGCCTTCAAGGCCGGGTTCAAGGACCCCCGCTTCCCGCCCCTGACCCGCGAGGAGATGGGCCAGATCAGTTGGTCGATCTCCCTGTTGAGCGAGCCGGAGCAGATGCTGATCCGGGACGAGGCGGACCTGCTGCGCCAACTGGTGCCGAAGGTCGACGGGCTGATCATCGCCGACAAGGGACGGCGGGCGACCTTCCTGCCCCAGGTCTGGGATCAGTTGCCTGATCCCGTGACATTCCTGTCCCACCTGAAACGCAAGGCGGGTCTGCCGCCGGACCATTGGTCGCCGGACTTCACCGCATCGCGCTACCGGGTCGTGAAGGTCGGTTAA
- the amrB gene encoding AmmeMemoRadiSam system protein B, translating to MALIRPPAVAGMFYPNDPRGLTGAVAEFVNAAVNAAGIGKDTPAPKAIIAPHAGYKYSGACAGEAYARLMPDRSRISRIILMGPCHRVAVRGLATTTADYWKTPIGAVEIDRAALDGLSDLPQVLAHDGAHQQEHSLEVHVPFLQICFPHMKLVPFAVGQASAEDVAEVLARLWGGDETRIVISTDLSHFLDYDACNALDAQTAEAVERFDHAAIGRDQACGRIPMSGLLHLAKERDMSIERVGLCNSGDTAGDKSRVVGYGSWVLR from the coding sequence ATGGCCCTGATCCGACCGCCCGCCGTGGCGGGCATGTTCTATCCCAACGATCCGCGCGGACTCACCGGGGCGGTGGCGGAATTCGTGAATGCCGCCGTCAACGCGGCGGGGATCGGCAAGGATACGCCGGCGCCGAAGGCCATCATCGCGCCGCATGCGGGCTACAAGTATTCCGGGGCCTGCGCGGGCGAGGCCTATGCCCGCCTGATGCCGGACCGCAGTCGGATATCCCGCATCATTCTCATGGGGCCATGCCACCGGGTTGCTGTGCGCGGACTGGCGACCACGACGGCGGATTACTGGAAGACACCGATCGGCGCGGTGGAGATCGACCGGGCGGCCCTGGACGGTCTGTCCGACCTGCCACAGGTCCTGGCCCATGACGGCGCCCACCAGCAGGAACACAGCCTGGAAGTCCATGTGCCCTTCCTGCAGATCTGCTTCCCGCATATGAAACTGGTTCCCTTCGCGGTCGGACAGGCATCGGCGGAGGATGTCGCGGAAGTGCTGGCGCGGCTGTGGGGCGGGGACGAGACGCGGATCGTGATCTCCACCGATCTCAGCCATTTCCTGGATTACGATGCCTGCAATGCACTGGACGCGCAGACCGCCGAGGCGGTGGAGCGCTTCGACCACGCCGCGATCGGCCGCGACCAGGCCTGCGGCCGCATCCCGATGTCGGGCCTGCTGCATCTTGCGAAGGAACGTGACATGAGCATTGAGCGTGTCGGCCTGTGCAATTCCGGCGACACGGCGGGCGACAAATCCCGGGTCGTCGGCTATGGCAGTTGGGTGCTGCGCTGA
- the amrS gene encoding AmmeMemoRadiSam system radical SAM enzyme, with protein MTEGVTLEQDVIEGVPARHWAVLEDGRIRCEVCPRECKLHEGQRGLCFVRARRGDALVLTTYGRASGYCIDPIEKKPLNHFLPGTPVLSFGTAGCNLTCKFCQNWDISKSRKMDRLMDQSPPGAIAEAARQTGCRSVAYTYNDPVIFLEYATDVAEACHAAGIANVAVTAGYVKEGAREDFFRRMDAVNLDLKAFTEEFYRKLCTASLESVKETAVYLVKERDAWVELTTLLIPGENDGDEELEALTQWVYEALGPDVPLHFTAFHPDYKMTDKPRTPPETLLRAHRIGRQAGLNYVYTGNIHHEPTGSTYCPGCGTKVIGRDWHQLTDWKVGQGGHCTSCSTPIAGRFEPKPGSWGRQRKPVRLAEFARKWQAARTQQQ; from the coding sequence ATGACCGAAGGCGTCACACTGGAACAGGATGTCATTGAAGGCGTGCCGGCCCGGCATTGGGCGGTGCTGGAGGACGGGCGTATCCGCTGCGAAGTGTGCCCGCGCGAATGCAAGTTGCATGAGGGGCAGCGCGGCCTGTGTTTCGTCCGGGCTCGGCGCGGGGATGCACTGGTCCTGACGACCTATGGCCGGGCGTCCGGATACTGTATTGACCCTATCGAAAAGAAGCCGCTGAACCATTTCCTGCCGGGCACGCCTGTCCTCAGTTTCGGGACGGCGGGGTGCAATCTGACCTGCAAGTTCTGTCAGAACTGGGACATTTCCAAGAGTCGAAAGATGGACCGGCTGATGGACCAGTCGCCGCCCGGCGCGATTGCGGAGGCGGCGCGGCAGACCGGCTGCCGGTCCGTTGCCTATACCTATAACGACCCGGTGATCTTTCTGGAATATGCGACCGATGTCGCGGAGGCCTGCCATGCGGCGGGTATCGCCAATGTCGCGGTGACTGCGGGCTATGTGAAGGAAGGGGCGCGGGAGGACTTCTTCCGGCGGATGGACGCGGTCAATCTGGACCTGAAGGCCTTTACCGAGGAATTCTATCGCAAGCTCTGCACCGCGTCGCTGGAATCGGTGAAGGAAACGGCGGTCTATCTGGTGAAGGAACGCGACGCCTGGGTCGAACTGACGACCCTGCTGATCCCCGGCGAGAACGATGGGGACGAGGAACTGGAGGCGTTGACGCAATGGGTTTACGAGGCGCTGGGACCGGATGTGCCGCTGCATTTCACGGCTTTCCACCCCGACTACAAGATGACGGACAAACCGCGCACGCCGCCGGAGACGCTGCTGCGGGCCCATCGCATCGGACGGCAGGCCGGGCTGAACTATGTCTATACCGGCAACATCCATCATGAGCCGACCGGGTCGACCTATTGTCCCGGCTGCGGCACCAAGGTGATCGGCCGGGACTGGCATCAATTGACGGATTGGAAGGTGGGGCAGGGCGGCCATTGCACGTCCTGCAGCACGCCCATCGCCGGACGGTTCGAACCGAAGCCGGGCAGCTGGGGGCGGCAGCGCAAGCCGGTTCGCCTCGCCGAATTCGCCCGGAAATGGCAGGCGGCCCGGACGCAGCAGCAATGA
- a CDS encoding class I SAM-dependent methyltransferase gives MNAILTKKRTEDGYIPFHIRFQAWWEGEDPNALLIRKYGNTPDNPLAIQVDDEAEEDESGRTWPKGRVSFCRRLWELDEKDEVVHPGGADYTSWLMKPMNLNHEMSSIDLSAGLGGGTRKTAKNLSTYIDGYEADPELADLAQALSVQHGMERRAPVRLYDPEQLDLPERRFSGVLCRERAYRFRRKDLFLQTAFNSLRPRGHFILTDYVVVNESDADHPTIGAWMSREPGEFNLWTAEDYRKFMVNLGMDMRITEDETEQYRAMLLQAWSRFVAGLSKQDLTRDFINDMMREAEYWLMLIRALESGKLRYYRYHAIRGIESA, from the coding sequence GTGAATGCGATCTTGACAAAGAAGCGTACGGAAGACGGCTACATACCCTTTCACATTCGGTTTCAGGCCTGGTGGGAGGGTGAGGACCCGAATGCGCTGCTCATACGGAAATACGGCAACACGCCCGACAATCCTTTAGCCATTCAGGTGGATGACGAAGCGGAGGAAGACGAGTCCGGCCGAACCTGGCCAAAGGGACGCGTCAGCTTCTGTAGGCGCCTCTGGGAACTGGACGAAAAGGACGAAGTCGTTCATCCGGGCGGCGCTGATTATACGTCCTGGCTGATGAAGCCGATGAATCTGAACCATGAGATGAGCAGCATCGACCTTTCGGCCGGGCTGGGCGGCGGCACGCGCAAGACCGCGAAAAACCTCAGCACCTATATCGATGGCTATGAGGCCGATCCGGAACTCGCCGACCTGGCGCAGGCCCTGTCGGTTCAGCACGGCATGGAGCGGCGGGCACCGGTCAGACTGTACGATCCCGAACAACTGGATTTGCCCGAACGGCGGTTCAGCGGCGTCCTGTGCCGCGAACGTGCCTATCGGTTCCGCCGCAAGGATCTGTTCCTGCAGACCGCCTTCAACAGCCTGCGACCGCGCGGCCACTTCATCCTGACGGATTACGTGGTGGTCAACGAGTCGGACGCGGACCATCCTACCATCGGGGCTTGGATGTCCCGGGAGCCGGGTGAGTTCAACCTCTGGACCGCCGAGGACTACCGCAAGTTCATGGTCAATCTGGGCATGGACATGCGCATCACCGAGGATGAGACGGAGCAGTACCGTGCCATGCTGCTGCAGGCCTGGTCCCGCTTCGTCGCCGGCCTGTCCAAGCAGGACCTGACCCGCGACTTCATCAACGACATGATGCGCGAGGCGGAATACTGGCTGATGCTGATCCGGGCCCTGGAATCCGGCAAGCTGCGCTATTACCGCTATCACGCGATCCGCGGGATCGAGAGCGCCTGA
- a CDS encoding phenylalanine--tRNA ligase beta subunit-related protein, which yields MRFTIAPILDTFPSYRVAVLVARDLSVEMDRGAALQALIAEEEASAAERYDPEDLGTLAAISDWRRAYRDFGIKQTKYRSSVERLLRSAVKGRGLPRISRPVDAYNLISIRHLTPIGADDLDNVRGNFGFRFATGEESFLPLGKEDQGEDPPKPGEVVYADETKVLCRRWNWYQDGRSCITAATQRAVVTIQSLGSVDVDAAAQELAALWQDQCGAQVSWQIADAARPDLTVERPGTPA from the coding sequence ATGCGCTTCACGATTGCCCCCATTCTTGACACCTTTCCAAGCTACCGGGTTGCGGTTCTGGTCGCCCGAGACCTGTCGGTGGAAATGGATCGCGGTGCAGCCCTACAGGCCCTGATCGCGGAAGAGGAAGCGTCGGCCGCGGAACGATACGACCCGGAAGACCTGGGGACGTTGGCCGCGATATCGGATTGGCGCCGCGCCTACCGGGATTTCGGGATCAAGCAGACCAAGTATCGGTCGTCGGTCGAGCGGCTGCTGCGTTCCGCCGTCAAGGGACGTGGCCTGCCGCGGATCAGCCGCCCCGTCGACGCCTACAATCTCATTTCGATCCGGCACCTGACACCAATCGGTGCGGACGATCTGGACAATGTTCGTGGCAATTTCGGGTTCCGCTTCGCCACCGGCGAAGAGAGCTTCCTGCCGCTGGGAAAGGAAGATCAGGGCGAAGACCCACCCAAGCCGGGTGAAGTCGTATACGCAGACGAAACGAAGGTGCTCTGCCGGCGCTGGAACTGGTATCAGGACGGACGGTCCTGCATCACCGCCGCAACGCAGCGGGCCGTCGTCACGATACAGAGCCTGGGAAGCGTCGATGTCGACGCGGCGGCGCAGGAACTGGCGGCGCTTTGGCAGGACCAATGCGGCGCGCAGGTCTCCTGGCAGATCGCGGATGCCGCCCGCCCCGACCTGACTGTCGAAAGGCCGGGAACGCCCGCCTAG
- the dtd gene encoding D-aminoacyl-tRNA deacylase, with product MKLLVQRSGRASVSVEGETIGSIERGLVIFVCAEPGDSNDDVAFLARKATALRVFSDAQGKMNLALGDVGGEVLAISQFTLAARWRKGNRPGFSDAAPPDEGLRLFNHFVDILRSECVTVATGRFGADMQVNLINDGPVTLWLDGRNPT from the coding sequence GTGAAACTGCTTGTTCAGCGATCCGGCAGGGCATCGGTCTCTGTCGAGGGCGAAACCATCGGATCGATCGAGCGGGGCCTGGTGATCTTCGTCTGCGCGGAACCCGGTGACAGCAACGACGATGTGGCCTTCCTGGCCCGTAAGGCCACGGCATTGAGGGTCTTTTCAGATGCGCAGGGAAAGATGAACCTGGCCCTGGGCGATGTCGGCGGTGAGGTGCTGGCCATCAGTCAGTTCACGCTGGCCGCGCGCTGGCGAAAGGGCAACCGGCCGGGCTTTTCCGATGCCGCGCCGCCGGATGAGGGCCTGAGGCTCTTCAATCACTTTGTAGACATCCTGCGCAGCGAATGCGTGACGGTGGCAACCGGCCGTTTCGGCGCGGACATGCAGGTAAATCTCATCAATGACGGCCCCGTCACGCTCTGGCTCGACGGGCGGAACCCGACCTGA
- a CDS encoding gamma-glutamylcyclotransferase, translated as MWSETAAKDGEIWVFGYGSLMWRPGFPHLESAPATLHGYSRSFCIWSEHHRGTPECRGLVLGLALSDGAACDGMVFRVAPNDWPETAAYLEERELRGYAYRPAHLPVDLPDGRRVPAHCFVADPSHPHFAGLVPLDQAARVILQARGEAGLNRDYLINTVKSLEEHGYREPHLHALLARVLEMTGELDAGAGI; from the coding sequence ATGTGGTCGGAAACCGCCGCAAAGGACGGTGAGATCTGGGTATTCGGATATGGGTCGCTGATGTGGCGGCCGGGCTTCCCGCATCTTGAATCGGCGCCGGCAACCCTGCACGGCTATTCACGAAGCTTCTGTATCTGGTCGGAACACCATCGGGGGACACCGGAATGCCGCGGCCTCGTCCTGGGCCTTGCATTGAGCGACGGTGCGGCCTGCGACGGCATGGTGTTTCGTGTGGCCCCCAATGACTGGCCGGAAACCGCCGCCTATCTGGAGGAGCGGGAACTGCGCGGCTACGCCTATCGTCCGGCCCACCTGCCGGTCGACCTGCCGGACGGTCGGCGTGTCCCGGCGCATTGCTTCGTCGCCGACCCCTCACATCCTCATTTTGCCGGGCTCGTCCCGCTGGATCAGGCGGCCCGCGTCATCCTTCAGGCGCGCGGCGAGGCCGGCCTCAACCGCGATTACCTGATCAACACCGTCAAGTCGCTGGAAGAGCATGGCTATCGGGAGCCGCATCTGCACGCGCTGCTGGCGCGGGTGCTGGAGATGACCGGCGAACTGGATGCCGGCGCCGGAATCTAG
- a CDS encoding response regulator: protein MSRILLIDDDARTRDLVTAILQGDGHDVDVASDGESGIQAALAGPAPDMIVTDLNMRGTTGWDVVRRLRAEAQCRSVPILALSAFTTAQDRDEAFDAGVTAYQNKPVDRERLLAKVTELLNGNR, encoded by the coding sequence ATGTCTCGCATACTTCTGATTGATGATGACGCACGCACGCGCGATCTGGTGACCGCAATCCTTCAAGGGGACGGTCATGACGTGGACGTGGCGTCGGACGGCGAGTCCGGAATTCAGGCGGCGTTGGCTGGGCCGGCACCGGACATGATCGTGACCGACCTGAACATGCGGGGGACCACGGGGTGGGACGTCGTGCGCCGACTGCGTGCGGAGGCACAGTGCCGATCGGTCCCGATACTGGCGCTTTCAGCCTTCACGACCGCCCAGGATCGGGACGAGGCCTTCGATGCCGGTGTCACTGCCTACCAGAACAAGCCCGTCGACCGCGAGCGACTGCTTGCCAAGGTCACCGAACTGCTGAACGGAAACCGCTAG